gaaatgagtttattcgaatttaaaacAAGTTTTGCTTGAGTGACTTTAAATACGAATATGAGATAAACAAGCATGAACCTGAATATAAATTGGGGAATAGTAGGGAAAACAAATCCGAACCAACACTTCAAACTCATCGATCTAAACACATAACTTTTTTTCTGAccgaaaaaaatgaaaacaggtTGTAAGCAAAGGAAGCACACTAtgatagggttggattcaaggtGAACTTGTTCAAgtttgaaacaaattttactcaaGCAAGTCTGAGTACTAACATAAGGTAAACAAACACAAATTTGTACATAAGTTAGGGAGCAGTAGGGAACACGAATTCGAACCTAAACAGAGGTCGTGTTTGGCTCATGTCTcgcatcattaaaaaaaaaaaaaagaaatgatgtTATTTAGGAGAGTCGAGCCGAATATCTTGTGCGAACCAAAGCCAAGTCCGACCCATCCACACAAACTTGACCCAGGTGCGAGCCAAACACAAATCGTTGCTTCTTCATGCTTGGAGAGTTTGAGCCAAAAATGAGCTTCATTTTATTTGGGTTCagttcggtttgaatccaaccctacacTATGAGACTAATATCACCACCAAAAAAcgttctttttttattaaataaatcttCTGCCTTGATGCCATTTCATAACGATAACAGTTGTTGACTTTAGATTACCAGGTGGTAGTTTGCATAGCATTAGATGATAATCTGTTGTCCTTAAGATTatgcatcaaaatttttaatattagctAGAAATTTTGTCAAACACATTGTGAGCACCGACAAAGCCAAGTGAATgctaaataaataaagataccCATCAACCAAATGAATGGTTGAGCAACTAaacagcaaaataaaaaaatcaggaaggcaaataaacaataaaatcaacCAGTTTATCGTACAAAGACAAATGAATGGTTGACAAGTAGAGACACTCATCTAGTTCAAGtaaacaaccaaaaataaaataattgcttataataataaattaggaaGAAGAACGACTTATTGGTAAGTTAAGCCACGATTGAGACGAGTCTACAATGGCACAGCTATGGAATTGTTGGATGTTAAGTTGATTGACGCTTGAGATGATGATAGAAACCAGATCGACGGTGATGGAGTTATGATTCTTTTCTGTCCAGAAAAAATGATAGTGACACCGGAGAGTTCAAGACGAACAAAGTTCAAGACGAACAAGGTCCAAGAGTTGTGGTTGGTTGTGCACGAGAGGGAGAGATAGAGACATTGATCCTACTTTAGTTtagtaataaaactatgtatacaaacaatgatacatcatgtaattaagtgttactttatctctaatttaaaattatataatcatataatgacatattattatttgtgcacattgtttgtataaatagcgttactaaaatattttaaaatatataaaaaatatatatttaaaaataaatattgtttacGATTTGGTTCAATTCGGAAATTGCTCAAACCATAAACCAAATcgtaaactatttttcaaaaatttctcaACTCAAACAAAACTGTTTTATAAcgtaaaccaaatcaaatcataattttttaaacggttaagtttgattttataatttgaaccgGATTATATGTACTTTGATCTAATAAGCAAAATTTCACAATGGAGTGTTGgaacttattttattataatctaatatttttGTGTGCCACtaattattgtaataaatattagggatgacaatggggagGGGTAAGGTCGAATGCCCTATTCCCCTTCCTTGTCCTCGACTTGTCCGTATTACCGAGATGACAATAATTATCTATTCCTTATTCACGAGAAAACAATCCCTTGTCCGTCCCTATACCTACGGGAAAAAACTCTTCTTCATAAcctttaaacatattaaataaaattaaaatcaaccaaCTATTTCAAAATACGACAAATAGCACATGTTAACTaccttaatatataaaaaaaaaaacataaataaatttgaaaaatatatacaatctaaaattataagtatGCTAATATTTTAAGcagatatattaatataaaagtgCTAATATGAGGACAGGGTGGGGACGAGTGGACGGGGAGGGTACATATGTATCCCCATCTCTAGTCTGTCTCTGGTTGTGGGgatattttttatcttcatctctgTCCTCTTCTTCAACTTTATTAGAAAATCTCATCCTTGTTTGGgtagaaacaaaacaaagaccCTAAATTCGGAcaaaaattgtcatctctattaAATATGTTACAATTCATCttgaaataattttatccttctACGAAAGTACTAAgttcataattttcaataaaaatccCATTTCTCCTTATTCAACGTGCAAATAACTGAATCACGGGATAACATAAATGAACTTCGTGTTTAGACCTCAAGGGTTGACATGAGTGGAGGAGTTGTAGAATCTCCAAGTGAATGGATTGAGTTCGAGATCCAACGATGTTATGTTAAGCAAAACCTTAAATTACCTGTACACTAGTTGTGAGTCTAATCACTATATCTCATGTAGGTTCCGgtcatagaaaaaaaatatttcttaaaaatttcttttacatttaCACACACAACCAGATTGAGATTGCACGAAGGGGTAGGTTGAATGGCCCCATATATTTCATAATGCTGCTCAACAATTATAAAATCCACAACTAAACTAGTTGTTCCCCAGTGTTGAATTTGAAATCTTGAAGACGTacgttttttattatttctttttcaaagtttggATGAATTTGAATGAGTCTATAGACACCAAAACTTTGGAATAAAATATGGGGGGTGCTAATTAAGCAATAACTTAGTAGGTGAACTCACCGTAACAACTCACAGAAACATTGTTCTCTTGCTCACGCTTCATATGCTATTCCTGAATTTCTCTAATATACCCAATTTCAGATTCATCAAGTAGTTGCAGTAGGTTTGAATCTTTAGCAGTTGGTTCATCAAATTATTTAACCTCTCTGGAAATTTTACTTTCATatatatggataaatataaGCTCAGTTCTTTTAGAAACATAAGTTCCAGGCTCTGAAAATTGACAATACATTATTCCGTCAAACATGAAGCTCACTGCAGTTCAGTTGATTCTGATCGTGATCCTTCTGGTAGTCGTCATTGATGGTTACCATTGCAAAGTTGTTCAGTTCATTTTCGGTGACTCCCTTTCGGATTCTGGCAATAACAAATACCTTTCCAGGAGTCTTGCTAATGCAAACCTCCCCTGGTACGGTATTGATTTCGGCAATGGGCTGCCTAATGGAAGGTTCACCAATGGCCGCACTGTTGCTGATATAATAGGTACATATTTATGTTCAACATGTGTTTTACTTGGTTTTAGTCTGCTTTGCCGAATTGGGTTTTGTCTGAAAGTGTCAAATTCACCTCCTTACGAGAGGCAACTGGTTCAATAGAACAAATCATCATTGTCCATCACGATTTTGTATTTGGACTTTGCAATCTAAAGCGTGTTTGACAACTTAAGTATCTTACAGACTATTTAGCTTCAACATCTCTCCTATAGTTTGTCAAACTGAAATTTATCTAAGGGTGTCACAGAACCTTTCTGTTGGGTACCTGTGACATTTTTTTGGTTTGTAATTTGAAGCAAATTAAATGAACTTTCGTTTCTTTCAGGTGACAAGACCGGTCTACCAAGGCCGCCTGCATTTCTGGATCCATCTTTAACAGAAGATATCATATTGGAGAATGGAGTGAATTATGCCTCTGGTGGCGGTGGGATTTTGAATGATACTGGCAGTTACTTTGTAAGTTGCAACCCTGTAAATCAAACTTCATTTTCACTCCACAGATTACTAAAATATGTGTGCTGAAACTCCATAACTTGTTGCAGATTCAGAAGTTGTCACTTTATAAGCAAATTGAGCTATTCCAGGGGACACAAAAGCTTATAATAAGCAAAATTGGCAACCAAGAAGCAGATAAGTTCTTTCAAGATGCTCGGTATGTGGTGGCTTTAGGAAGCAATGACTTCATTAACAATTACTTAACAGGGCTTTACAGTGCTTCATGGAATTACAATGATCAAACTTTCATTAGCTACATAATGGAAACCCTTGAAGCCCAACTCAAGGTAAATTCAACTAGAATTAAGCTGCtgtaatctttttctttttctgggtTTCTCTGAAATTGTATGTTTATGATTGGAGCAGTTATTGCACCAGTTGGGGGCGCGGCAATTGATGGTATTCGGGCTAGGACCGATGGGCTGCATTCCACTGCAAAGGGTTCTAAGTACAGATGGGAGCTGCCAGGACAGAACCAACAAGCTGGCTCTTAGCTTCAATCAAGCTGGAAGCAAGTTATTAGATAATCTGTCAACCCAACTTGTCAATGCAAGCTTCAAATTTGCAGAAGCTTATGATGTTGTCAATGATGTTATCACCAATCCGCAAAAATATGGTATGCAAATGTTGCTATTCCCTTTATCAACTATTTGTTTGTCCTGAAACTAATGATCCTTCCAAATTTGATGGTTGCAGGATTTAGTAACTCGAATTCGCCATGTTGTTCATTTGGGAGAATTCGACCGGCGCTTACATGTATACCTGTCTCATCACTGTGCAAAGACAGAAGCAAGTATGTGTTTTGGGATGAATACCACCCATCAGACAGTGCTAATGAGTTGATAGCTAATGACCTCATCAAGAAGTTCGGATTTCTGCATGTCGATGCTCCATCGCCTGCACCCGCTTTCGAACCATCCTCAGATACACATGGATAACCTGTTTTGCTATGACTGTGAGGGTAGCAGCTTCTTTGCATTCTACATCTGTTTTCTGAAAACAGTAACACTATTGGATAATAATAGTGACGAGGTTTTTAGTTGAATTACAGTACAATTCATCTATTTAATGAGTTATTTGGCAtgtattcataattaattaatgtgtgGTTAATCTTTAAATGTGATTTCAATTGTGTAATGCTGATTATTACAAGTATTTGATTGCTCAGGATTGGGGGGTTTGGTCTCTGTTCTgtgaaaaattattcatatgTCATAACCATTCAGCTTTTGGAATTGCTTCTgaacatatcaaatataaaaattctaagGCAACATAGAAAAAGGCATTGATCCCATAAGGAGGGTCTGGGTTCGAACTGCATTAATTAGGAGTAGATACGAACCGAACTTAGTCCGAACATCCATTGGTTTGAGTTCGGCTCGAATGAAAAATAGGTCGATTTGAATTCGTTGAGCCAACATTAAGAGTGGTTCGAGTTTAGTTCGAATAAAAATAACTCAATTTAAGTTTGGCTTATACTTATGGTTTAAATTCATGGTTCAAattcttgatttaaatttgtggcttattaataaaacaatatcgtttaacaattatttaacataattcaaatcaagaCATGAGTCAAGTTTGAAACAAATCGAGTCATCTATCTAACTCACGAGCCAAACTAAGTCAAACTCTCTCTAGCTGAAGTTTGGCTCGGTTTTAAAATAAGTTGAACCTTTTAACTTAAACTTGGtttatattcaaactaaacaaattcaaaccaagccGAGCTGACTTTTGGGCCCGAGTCAACTTAGTTCGGGTCCAACCCTAGCATTAATCCTACAACTAGTGAAACTCTAAATTATCTAGTTGCAGTGGTTGTACATTCAGTCATTGAATCCAAGGTTTACCTAGGTGGCCTTGTTGTACAGGGTTctccaataattaaaaaaaccataGAAAAAGACATAGCACCACAGTTTCCTACATTAAGAAATTGTATTGACTTAGTcgacaataaatttatttgaattctgATAGTTTCAATTGTTTCCATGATCACTTCAATATATCATTCCAATCTCTTGATATTATAAgatttctttccatttttatccttattcattacgtgattgaataattatttcttattcTATAAATACAATATTGTAAAAAGGAAATAAGTTAACAATTTGTAATCATTCGTTATTATTGTTTACACTAAAAATAGTGttatgtatacaaacaatgatatgtcactatatgattaaatagttttaaattagaaataaagtaACACCTGATCACATAAtgagatattattatttgttttctaaTCACAGATACgcttgtataatttatataatatgcgCTTCCACAAGTTTATCAACTATACTTTGTTGTCCATTATAAGGATCATACACAAACAATATGATATTTGAGTTTGACAATCTTACTTCTCAAGGAGGAGAAGCATCCAGAAAGCTGTGTGCAATTCAAAATGAATGCATAACACCTCATAATCCACCTTCTCCACTAAATTGAATGTCAAAATGGtttaagatataaataaaattacgtgtaCAAACAGTAAGTAcaaattatgaaatatcatcatgtgattgaatgattctgaattaaagataaaataatactcaattatatgatgatatatcaatattttatattcaagtttgtaaccattatttgtgtatacaaTTCTACTCTTGAGATATATATACAAGGATTTTTTAAGTGGTTTGTCTTATTAACCAATATttgtattatcaataaaactatgttggCATGTTTTTGATACGTAATGtaggtatatagatgatatgttatcatgtgattaaattattttgaactaaagataaagtaatacccaatcgtatgatgacacattatttatatacacaaattatgtacaaaaaaatatgtatgtatgacATTGCTTTTGTATTATAAACAATGCAGATAACCTGTATTGGACTTTGTGGGAACTAGGCTGTCCAATACCAATTTTGGGAAACCATTTTCAAGGTCTTTTTGCTATTTGCTTTTTAGCAAAAATTACGGTAAAGACAAGCATATTTGACGGTAAAGGCTGCATGGATTATGTTAATTGTAGGTCCAAAACCCAATTGCATTCACCACGTAAGCCACTGTCGTCtttctgtttgtttttttaacatgTTCTTCCTCCATCGTTcacaaaaaagggaaaaggaataGCATAGAAGCTTCAAATGTCTTCACAAAGATAATAGGTCAACAATAGACTTGACAAATGGACTAGTTGACTCAGGTTAGAATGGGTCTggattcaaaaacttaaaaaccCATACCCGTTTTTTGAATGGGTATCAACGGATAATATGAGTGACTCGTCCGTTTTGCCAATTCTAATCAATATCACATAATGAACATACAAGATATCACAAAAGAAAACGACTTGTTGATAATAGACACTACACTAGTGCACAACACCTGTTCAAATTTTGCTCCAAAACAACAAGGAAAACGCCCCAGAGCAGTAAGAATCTTGTATTTGCAACCAAAGTTCCTGAAATCATAAGTGCAGGAACTTTGGGGTGGTGTAGCATCCAGTTCCAAGAAAAGAAATCGGATTCGGAACTGCTACTAGCTGCAACGTACGAACTAGAGATGGTAATGGGGCAGATAAGGGTTGAATACCTTAATCATTATCCTCATCTTCACAGGGGAAGAATTTCCTTGTCCTTGCCCCATCCCTGATACGGTGATGACAGGGAATCCTTGTCTTCTCCAATGAGGAAAATTTTCATCCCCTTCCACTCCTCCCTATCCCCACCAAAAAAATTATCCACACTTTTCTCTCTCATCTTggctaaaaatattttttatatatattatgtggtaaaatatatttgtaataatttaaaatttttacaaaaattcgATATGTAAGGGTTTCGGGTACATATAGGTGAGAGGACAAATTGGGAAAAGAATGGGTTGGGGTGAGGACATGTTAGGGCTATATTTATCCCATGCTTGGCCCATCACAACTGTGGGGATTTTAACCATTCTTATCCCCGTTTCATTTTTTATCGGGAAATCCCCTCCCGATCAAGAAGGGGCAGGCTGAAGACTTGATTTTATGGCCATCTTTAGTATGAACTCATGCTTCATTCATTAATATCCTGTAAGGACATATGTAGATGGGATAAAAAAGCATAATTGCAGCAAGAGAAACATGCACGAGCTCATGCTTTGGCTTAAAATATACATAACAGAAATTGGTATTAAAGCTCATACATAATGATCAAGACAACATCTCTATTGCATACAATATTGCACTGGAATCCACTCCTAAGTAGGTTTTTATAATACTACTTCTCAACCATTTCAAGGAAAAAGGGAATGAAGAACTTCCTAAACATCTCGACTAACTAAAATCATGCTTAATCATTTTTCtctattacttatattactaaCTAGAGTAGCTCATCAACAATCAACACAGCCTCTTCCAAGTTGTGTTCTTGGAGTGTGGCGGTTGTTGGCCCCTGATCCTGGATAATCATTCAGCTCCACCCCCATCCTTCCAACAATAGTATTTTTCTCCCAACTTTTCTCACCCGTTACCTGTTATCAGCATAAAAAGAATGCATAAGAGCAACACTATGCGTATCCCCTTTGAATTCATAAATGGGTACAAGTGTGTGTTATcagtgttactttatccttaattcagaatcactcaattacataatgatacatatcaaatgtgtattcatttgtgtttcatagttttattgatcaaaCTTAAAACACCATTACTCTGATGGCAGATGACGATGAGATAAGAAGTACCAGGGGGGTTTTCTCTAGAAGTTCATAAACTTGAGATCCATTCATGAAGTTCCCAATTCCTGGAAAcacaaaaatattcataaaatattaaaagggTGATGAAAATACAAGAAGATGAAGTATTGGAGTGATGAAAAAGGATAATTACTTGTAACTGGCACTGCATTCAAGCTTACAAGGAGAGAAAACACCAATGAAGTTACAAGTAGTCGACGAAAGAGAGAGCTTTCTGCCATTTCTGAAACAGTATTGCTTCTTGTACACAAACTAGAACTACACTGAATGCAACTGCTGTGTCTCATACAGCAAGAAGTCTCAATTTATACATTTACATGAAGATTTTTCCGAAGTTTATAGTGTTGGAAAAGGAAGAATCAAATAAACCAAAGTCAAAAAGGGGAAAGGAACACCAAAAATTGTGGGGGCTAAACGCGTTTTATAAAGAGAATAACTTAGTGAGTAGAGTAAATATGAGCCATagatttaaatatgaaaaactagtgtaagatttattttgcctaaactaaataaaatcaatcaatcaatccaAATTTCAAGATCTACACAtacattataaaatactgaatttaAATATTGTAAAGTTATAAGAACATCTGAAACATCATACAATATAAAATCGTAACAATCCTAAAATTACATGCATTAAAGTGATTGATCTTTTGCTTTTGAAACCTTTCTAAATAACAGtcttcaatgaaaaaaaaactatattgtCATGGTTTCAAAGGTTCAATCTACCTTAAAACTACATTAATGTTGTCTATCCAAagtatattagatttatttttatttgataacttAAACTTATTTGTAAACTATTattagactattcaattacccgattttattaaactaaaattataattaatgttgatatgcaacaacaaattttcaaacaacTAGGCCACTGTAAAGTTGGAAATAAGGTTGGGAAAGTGGGCAATGCCATCAAGAATTTTATTTAAGCGGAATTTGTGAAGAAAGATGGAGCACACTATCAAAGTGGAAGATGACACAAGGGTGATAGTGTGTCTACATTTCTTCTTGTTCACTTATTCAAGTCAAGCCCCTAGTGGGCATTATCATTGCACCTTCCATCACCACTATTCGAtgaatttatattcatatttatttccTGCAAACTTCCTCATTAATTTCACcttagttttattatatgttgCATTGTTAGCGAAATAAAAAGCTGTATTTCTTCACGCCATTATTAGATGTTGTCCATTTTAGAAACCATATGCAAACTCTTGTTATCATGTAGCATTACTCATTAAAATTGAGACAACAAATCCAACCGCAGCTAGCATTCCATTGATGAAGTCGATTGCATAGCTATAAATTCAAGACCACGAGAGTAATATTACTGTATAGTTCAAAGCACAATGTTATGTTGGAACTTTTTAGGTGAACATATAttgattatgattttaatttgattaaaataaaatcggttaaatatataattcataatcatattatcaataaaattatgtgtacttactttgagtatacaaatatatacacacttatatgtgtcatcatgtgattatatgattttaaattaaagataaaacaatacctaatcatatgatgagaTGTgtaagtgtatacatatttatatatttaaaataagtacatataatattgctttcAGATTATTGGGTATTGTGTGAT
This sequence is a window from Mangifera indica cultivar Alphonso chromosome 20, CATAS_Mindica_2.1, whole genome shotgun sequence. Protein-coding genes within it:
- the LOC123204823 gene encoding GDSL esterase/lipase At1g74460-like; translation: MKLTAVQLILIVILLVVVIDGYHCKVVQFIFGDSLSDSGNNKYLSRSLANANLPWYGIDFGNGLPNGRFTNGRTVADIIGDKTGLPRPPAFLDPSLTEDIILENGVNYASGGGGILNDTGSYFIQKLSLYKQIELFQGTQKLIISKIGNQEADKFFQDARYVVALGSNDFINNYLTGLYSASWNYNDQTFISYIMETLEAQLKLLHQLGARQLMVFGLGPMGCIPLQRVLSTDGSCQDRTNKLALSFNQAGSKLLDNLSTQLVNASFKFAEAYDVVNDVITNPQKYGFSNSNSPCCSFGRIRPALTCIPVSSLCKDRSKYVFWDEYHPSDSANELIANDLIKKFGFLHVDAPSPAPAFEPSSDTHG
- the LOC123204939 gene encoding uncharacterized protein LOC123204939, encoding MRHSSCIQCSSSLCTRSNTVSEMAESSLFRRLLVTSLVFSLLVSLNAVPVTRIGNFMNGSQVYELLEKTPLVTGEKSWEKNTIVGRMGVELNDYPGSGANNRHTPRTQLGRGCVDC